The following proteins are co-located in the Oncorhynchus gorbuscha isolate QuinsamMale2020 ecotype Even-year linkage group LG22, OgorEven_v1.0, whole genome shotgun sequence genome:
- the si:dkey-97a13.12 gene encoding CD2-associated protein isoform X2, protein MQKIYVQSDGHFEVFTTVFSPQACRARTRYRPREAVKVVAAVNYRPQWPDELQLCQGDIIQVLFRDEPSWWFGRLQNGAEGYFPTACVTRLNQSDDHEPVNANPSLLQSSSKDAAPDAPCGCTSRGTPKVPRHEKESLFRALGHEASSKSGSAHSSPSLLHRVLSKGHRRKIDAQGLGDVNCSINVAFEPD, encoded by the exons ATGCAGAAGATCTACGTGCAGAGTGATGGGCACTTTGAGGTATTCACCACTGTCTTCTCCCCACAAG CTTGTAGAGCAAGAACAAGATACAGGCCTAGGGAAGCAGTGAAG GTAGTAGCAGCAGTTAACTACAGGCCTCAATGGCCAGATGAACTtcaactctgtcagggtgacaTCATCCAAGTTCTCTTCAGAGATGAGCCCTCGTGGTGGTTCGGGCGTCTACAGAACGGGGCAGAGGGATACTTTCCAACCGCATGTGTGACCAGACTGAACCAG AGTGATGATCATGAGCCAGTGAATGCCAATCCAAGCTTGTTACAGAGTTCATCCAAGGATGCAGCTCCTGATGCCCCCTGTGGCTGCACAAG TCGTGGTACTCCAAAGGTCCCCAGGCATGAGAAAGAGAGCCTCTTCCGGGCCCTGGGACACGAGGCCTCCTCAAAGTCAGGCTCGGCCCACAGCTCCCCCAGCCTGTTGCACCGAGTGCTGTCCAAGGGCCACCGGAGGAAGATTGACGCCCAGGGACTGGGAGATGTAAATTGCTCCATCAATGTAGCATTTGAACCTGACTGA
- the si:dkey-97a13.12 gene encoding jouberin isoform X5 has translation MGTLRYSPLSSPHKVVAAVNYRPQWPDELQLCQGDIIQVLFRDEPSWWFGRLQNGAEGYFPTACVTRLNQSDDHEPVNANPSLLQSSSKDAAPDAPCGCTSSRGTPKVPRHEKESLFRALGHEASSKSGSAHSSPSLLHRVLSKGHRRKIDAQGLGDVNCSINVAFEPD, from the exons ATGGGCACTTTGAGGTATTCACCACTGTCTTCTCCCCACAAG GTAGTAGCAGCAGTTAACTACAGGCCTCAATGGCCAGATGAACTtcaactctgtcagggtgacaTCATCCAAGTTCTCTTCAGAGATGAGCCCTCGTGGTGGTTCGGGCGTCTACAGAACGGGGCAGAGGGATACTTTCCAACCGCATGTGTGACCAGACTGAACCAG AGTGATGATCATGAGCCAGTGAATGCCAATCCAAGCTTGTTACAGAGTTCATCCAAGGATGCAGCTCCTGATGCCCCCTGTGGCTGCACAAG CAGTCGTGGTACTCCAAAGGTCCCCAGGCATGAGAAAGAGAGCCTCTTCCGGGCCCTGGGACACGAGGCCTCCTCAAAGTCAGGCTCGGCCCACAGCTCCCCCAGCCTGTTGCACCGAGTGCTGTCCAAGGGCCACCGGAGGAAGATTGACGCCCAGGGACTGGGAGATGTAAATTGCTCCATCAATGTAGCATTTGAACCTGACTGA
- the adhfe1 gene encoding hydroxyacid-oxoacid transhydrogenase, mitochondrial translates to MAGRDRIVHLLRQLEKAACRCPAHSHTFHQASGHDCGRKTDYAFEMASSNIRYGEGVTREIGMDLQNMGARNVCLMTDNNLSRLSPVEAVLESLVQNGVNYKVYDNVRVEPTDSSFKEAIAFAKKETFDIYVAVGGGSVIDTCKAANLYACHPDADFLDFVNAPIGKGKPITGVLKPLIAVPTTAGTGSETTGVAIFDFEKLKAKTGIASRAIKPTLGIVDPLHTLHMPERVAANSGFDVLCHALESYTALPYNMRSPCPPNPINRPAYQGSNPISDVWSRHALNVVAKYMKRAVNDAEDVKARSSMHLASVFAGIGFGNAGVHLCHGMSYPIAGNVKTYMAKGYNVDHPVVPHGLSVVLTSPAVFAFTASMCPERHLEAAEILGADVSNTKREDAGLLLADTLRQFLYDLKVEDGLSAVGYTKDDIPDLVRGTIPQERVTKLSPREHTEEDLTNLFEASLKLY, encoded by the exons ATGGCAGGACGCGACAGGATTGTGCATTTGCTCAGGCAACTTGAAAAAGCAGC GTGCAGATGCCCTGCCCATTCTCATACATTCCACCAAG CTTCAGGACATGACTGTGGAAGAAAAACGGATTATGCATTTGAG ATGGCGAGCTCAAACATTAGATATGGAGAGGGTGTCACACGGGAAATTGGTATG GATCTTCAGAACATGGGAGCCCGTAACGTGTGTCTTATGACGGACAATAATCTGTCTCGGCTCTCTCCTGTCGAGGCCGTGTTGGAGTCTCTTGTTCAGAACGGGGTTAACTACAAAGTTTATGACAATGTTCGGGTGGAGCCAACAGACTCCAG CTTCAAGGAGGCCATAGCTTTTGCGAAGAAAGAAACCTTTGACATTTACGTTGCTGTGGGTGGAGGCTCAGTGATTGACACCTGTAAAGCTGCCAACCTGTATGCCTGCCATCCCGACGCGGATTTTCTAGACTTTGTCAATGCGCCTATAGGGAAGGGAAAGCCTATTACAGGTGTTCTCAAGCCCCTGATCGCAG TTCCCACAACAGCAGGAACTGGCAGTGAGACAACAGGTGTTGCGATCTTCGACTTCGAAAAGCTGAAAGCAAAAACGG GCATCGCCAGCCGAGCCATTAAGCCGACTCTTGGAATAGTGGATCCTCTCCATACTCTGCATATGCCCGAGAGGGTGGCTGCCAACAGTGGTTTTGATGTGCTATG CCATGCCCTGGAGTCCTACACGGCTCTTCCCTACAACATGCGCAGCCCCTGCCCTCCCAACCCCATCAACCGGCCGGCCTACCAGGGCAGTAACCCCATTAGTGATGTTTGGTCCAGACATGCTCTGAATGTCGTGGCCAAGTACATGAAACG GGCGGTGAACGATGCTGAGGATGTAAAGGCCAGATCCAGCATGCATCTTGCCAGTGTGTTTGCCGGGATCGGGTTTGGAAATGCTGGGGTCCACTTATG CCACGGTATGTCTTATCCTATTGCTGGAAATGTGAAGACTTACATGGCTAAGGGCTACAATGTGGATCACCCTGTAGTG CCTCATGGTCTGTCTGTGGTTCTGACCTCTCCTGCTGTCTTTGCCTTCACTGCCAGTATGTGTCCAGAGCGCCACCTGGAGGCAGCAGAGATACTTG GGGCTGACGTGAGCAACACCAAGAGGGAGGACGCTGGGCTGCTCCTGGCCGACACCCTGAGACAGTTCCTCTATGACCTGAAGGTAGAGGACGGTCTGAGTGCTGTCGGCTACACCAAGGATGACatacctgacctagtgagaggaaCAATACCTCAG GAAAGGGTGACCAAGCTGTCTCCTAGGGAACACACAGAGGAAGATTTGACTAATTTGTTTGAGGCCTCCCTGAAGCTGTACTAA
- the si:dkey-97a13.12 gene encoding jouberin isoform X3 codes for MQKIYVQSDGHFEVFTTVFSPQACRARTRYRPREAVKVVAAVNYRPQWPDELQLCQGDIIQVLFRDEPSWWFGRLQNGAEGYFPTACVTRLNQSSSKDAAPDAPCGCTSSRGTPKVPRHEKESLFRALGHEASSKSGSAHSSPSLLHRVLSKGHRRKIDAQGLGDVNCSINVAFEPD; via the exons ATGCAGAAGATCTACGTGCAGAGTGATGGGCACTTTGAGGTATTCACCACTGTCTTCTCCCCACAAG CTTGTAGAGCAAGAACAAGATACAGGCCTAGGGAAGCAGTGAAG GTAGTAGCAGCAGTTAACTACAGGCCTCAATGGCCAGATGAACTtcaactctgtcagggtgacaTCATCCAAGTTCTCTTCAGAGATGAGCCCTCGTGGTGGTTCGGGCGTCTACAGAACGGGGCAGAGGGATACTTTCCAACCGCATGTGTGACCAGACTGAACCAG AGTTCATCCAAGGATGCAGCTCCTGATGCCCCCTGTGGCTGCACAAG CAGTCGTGGTACTCCAAAGGTCCCCAGGCATGAGAAAGAGAGCCTCTTCCGGGCCCTGGGACACGAGGCCTCCTCAAAGTCAGGCTCGGCCCACAGCTCCCCCAGCCTGTTGCACCGAGTGCTGTCCAAGGGCCACCGGAGGAAGATTGACGCCCAGGGACTGGGAGATGTAAATTGCTCCATCAATGTAGCATTTGAACCTGACTGA
- the si:dkey-97a13.12 gene encoding jouberin isoform X4 codes for MQKIYVQSDGHFEVFTTVFSPQACRARTRYRPREAVKVVAAVNYRPQWPDELQLCQGDIIQVLFRDEPSWWFGRLQNGAEGYFPTACVTRLNQSSSKDAAPDAPCGCTSRGTPKVPRHEKESLFRALGHEASSKSGSAHSSPSLLHRVLSKGHRRKIDAQGLGDVNCSINVAFEPD; via the exons ATGCAGAAGATCTACGTGCAGAGTGATGGGCACTTTGAGGTATTCACCACTGTCTTCTCCCCACAAG CTTGTAGAGCAAGAACAAGATACAGGCCTAGGGAAGCAGTGAAG GTAGTAGCAGCAGTTAACTACAGGCCTCAATGGCCAGATGAACTtcaactctgtcagggtgacaTCATCCAAGTTCTCTTCAGAGATGAGCCCTCGTGGTGGTTCGGGCGTCTACAGAACGGGGCAGAGGGATACTTTCCAACCGCATGTGTGACCAGACTGAACCAG AGTTCATCCAAGGATGCAGCTCCTGATGCCCCCTGTGGCTGCACAAG TCGTGGTACTCCAAAGGTCCCCAGGCATGAGAAAGAGAGCCTCTTCCGGGCCCTGGGACACGAGGCCTCCTCAAAGTCAGGCTCGGCCCACAGCTCCCCCAGCCTGTTGCACCGAGTGCTGTCCAAGGGCCACCGGAGGAAGATTGACGCCCAGGGACTGGGAGATGTAAATTGCTCCATCAATGTAGCATTTGAACCTGACTGA
- the si:dkey-97a13.12 gene encoding jouberin isoform X1 produces the protein MQKIYVQSDGHFEVFTTVFSPQACRARTRYRPREAVKVVAAVNYRPQWPDELQLCQGDIIQVLFRDEPSWWFGRLQNGAEGYFPTACVTRLNQSDDHEPVNANPSLLQSSSKDAAPDAPCGCTSSRGTPKVPRHEKESLFRALGHEASSKSGSAHSSPSLLHRVLSKGHRRKIDAQGLGDVNCSINVAFEPD, from the exons ATGCAGAAGATCTACGTGCAGAGTGATGGGCACTTTGAGGTATTCACCACTGTCTTCTCCCCACAAG CTTGTAGAGCAAGAACAAGATACAGGCCTAGGGAAGCAGTGAAG GTAGTAGCAGCAGTTAACTACAGGCCTCAATGGCCAGATGAACTtcaactctgtcagggtgacaTCATCCAAGTTCTCTTCAGAGATGAGCCCTCGTGGTGGTTCGGGCGTCTACAGAACGGGGCAGAGGGATACTTTCCAACCGCATGTGTGACCAGACTGAACCAG AGTGATGATCATGAGCCAGTGAATGCCAATCCAAGCTTGTTACAGAGTTCATCCAAGGATGCAGCTCCTGATGCCCCCTGTGGCTGCACAAG CAGTCGTGGTACTCCAAAGGTCCCCAGGCATGAGAAAGAGAGCCTCTTCCGGGCCCTGGGACACGAGGCCTCCTCAAAGTCAGGCTCGGCCCACAGCTCCCCCAGCCTGTTGCACCGAGTGCTGTCCAAGGGCCACCGGAGGAAGATTGACGCCCAGGGACTGGGAGATGTAAATTGCTCCATCAATGTAGCATTTGAACCTGACTGA